The following coding sequences lie in one Microbacterium sp. XT11 genomic window:
- a CDS encoding TadA family conjugal transfer-associated ATPase: MPDSFVFQPRTPRATRAGAADARDAAITLDPAFGPLAEHCADTRVTDVFVNGSSGLFVDRGSGAEKVDGWSASEREVRDLAVALVALGGRHLDDQAPCVDVRLDSGIRVHAVLAPVSTKGTALSIRIPRVRAADLDALAGLGSLDARQHAWLLRLVAERANLLITGGTGTGKTTLLSALLSAASEGERIVTIEDVAELRPRHPHHVALEARQANLEGAGEISLARLVRESLRMRPDRLVVGECRGEEVRELLTALNTGHDGGAGTMHASGLRDVPARLEALGALAGMDATALARQAVSAFTIVLHLERDPGGTRRIAQAGRLTLVADRLGIEEVHPW; encoded by the coding sequence ATGCCCGATTCCTTCGTCTTCCAGCCGCGGACGCCTCGCGCGACGCGGGCAGGTGCCGCAGACGCCCGAGACGCGGCGATCACACTCGATCCGGCCTTCGGACCGCTGGCCGAGCACTGCGCGGACACGCGGGTCACCGATGTCTTCGTCAACGGCTCGTCCGGACTGTTCGTCGATCGCGGCTCAGGCGCCGAGAAGGTCGACGGCTGGAGCGCCTCGGAGCGCGAGGTCCGCGACCTGGCGGTCGCCCTGGTCGCGCTCGGAGGACGCCACCTCGACGACCAGGCCCCGTGCGTCGACGTCCGGCTCGACTCCGGCATCCGCGTACACGCGGTGCTCGCGCCGGTGTCGACGAAGGGCACGGCGCTGTCGATCCGCATCCCGCGAGTGCGCGCAGCCGACCTCGACGCGCTCGCCGGCCTCGGCTCTCTCGATGCGCGGCAGCACGCGTGGCTGCTGCGTCTCGTCGCCGAGCGCGCGAACCTCCTCATCACCGGCGGAACGGGCACGGGAAAGACCACGCTGCTCTCCGCACTGCTCTCCGCGGCCTCGGAGGGCGAGCGCATCGTCACCATCGAAGACGTCGCCGAGCTGCGTCCGCGCCATCCGCATCACGTCGCCCTCGAAGCGCGGCAGGCGAACCTCGAGGGCGCGGGAGAGATCAGCCTCGCGCGTCTGGTCAGGGAGTCGTTGCGGATGCGCCCCGATCGCCTCGTCGTGGGCGAATGCCGAGGCGAGGAGGTGCGAGAGCTCCTCACCGCGCTCAACACCGGGCACGACGGTGGCGCGGGCACGATGCATGCCAGCGGGCTTCGAGACGTCCCTGCGCGCCTCGAGGCGCTCGGCGCCCTCGCCGGCATGGACGCCACTGCGCTCGCGCGCCAGGCGGTCAGCGCCTTCACGATCGTGCTGCATCTCGAGCGCGACCCTGGCGGCACGCGGCGCATAGCCCAGGCGGGTCGCCTCACGCTCGTCGCCGACAGGCTCGGCATCGAGGAGGTGCACCCATGGTGA
- the acs gene encoding acetate--CoA ligase, whose translation MSSQIDHLLDETRQFPPSEEFVAQSISSPELYERAAADREAFWADQARELLHWHTPFTQVLDWSNPPFAKWFDDGELNVAYNCLDRHVEAGNGDRIALYWEGEPGDSRAITYAELTEEVKRAANALSDLGISHGDRVAIYLPMIPEAIVSMLAVARLGAIHSVVFGGFSADSLRSRIDDAGAKLVITADGGYRKGRVSALKPAVDQALADRGEGEQQTVEHVLVVKRGENEVDWTEGRDIWWHDVVPAASAEHEAQAFPAENPLYILYTSGTTGKPKGILHTSGGYLTQAAYSHKYVFDLHPETDVYWCTADIGWVTGHSYVAYGPLANGATQVLYEGTPDSPHPGRWWEIIEKYKVSIFYTAPTAIRSFMKIGRSVPKKFDLSSLRVLGSVGEPINPEAWMWYREVIGGGKTPIVDTWWQTETGAIMVSPLPGVTATKPGSAQVPLPGISIDVVDESGTEVGNGNGGLLVITKPWPSMLRGIWGDPERYKETYWEKFEEQGYYFAGDGARLDDDGDLWLLGRVDDVMNVSGHRLSTAEIESSLVAHEATAEAAVVGASDETTGQAVVAFVIIKESYLAEHDPAGLAQQLRQWVGEQIGAIARPRDVYIVGELPKTRSGKIMRRLLRDVAEGREVGDTTTLADTAVMSIISAQVK comes from the coding sequence ATGAGCAGTCAGATCGATCACCTTCTCGATGAGACCCGCCAGTTCCCGCCGTCGGAGGAGTTCGTCGCGCAGTCGATCTCCTCTCCCGAGCTGTACGAGCGCGCCGCAGCCGACCGCGAAGCGTTCTGGGCCGACCAGGCGCGCGAGCTCCTGCACTGGCACACCCCGTTCACGCAGGTGCTGGACTGGTCGAACCCCCCGTTCGCCAAGTGGTTCGACGACGGCGAGCTCAACGTGGCATACAACTGCCTCGACAGGCATGTCGAGGCAGGGAACGGCGACCGCATCGCCCTGTACTGGGAGGGCGAGCCAGGCGACTCCCGCGCCATCACCTACGCCGAGCTGACCGAAGAGGTCAAGCGTGCGGCGAACGCGCTCAGCGACCTCGGAATCAGCCACGGCGACCGCGTGGCGATCTACCTGCCGATGATCCCCGAGGCCATCGTTTCGATGCTCGCCGTCGCACGCCTCGGCGCCATTCACTCCGTCGTGTTCGGCGGGTTCAGCGCCGACAGCCTGCGGTCGCGCATCGACGACGCGGGCGCGAAGCTCGTGATCACGGCAGACGGCGGCTACCGCAAGGGCCGCGTCTCCGCACTGAAGCCCGCCGTCGACCAGGCGCTCGCCGACCGCGGTGAGGGCGAGCAGCAGACGGTCGAGCACGTGCTCGTCGTCAAGCGCGGCGAGAACGAGGTCGACTGGACCGAGGGCCGTGACATCTGGTGGCACGACGTCGTGCCCGCGGCATCCGCCGAGCACGAGGCGCAGGCGTTCCCGGCGGAGAACCCGCTGTACATCCTCTACACCTCGGGCACCACGGGAAAACCGAAGGGCATCCTGCACACCTCGGGCGGCTACCTCACCCAGGCGGCGTACTCGCACAAGTACGTCTTCGACCTTCACCCCGAGACCGATGTGTACTGGTGCACGGCTGACATCGGCTGGGTCACCGGCCACAGCTACGTCGCCTACGGCCCGCTCGCCAACGGGGCGACCCAGGTGCTCTACGAAGGGACGCCCGACTCCCCTCACCCCGGACGCTGGTGGGAGATCATCGAGAAGTACAAGGTGTCGATCTTCTACACGGCACCCACGGCGATCCGCTCGTTCATGAAGATCGGCCGCAGCGTTCCGAAGAAGTTCGACCTCTCGTCTCTGCGCGTGCTCGGATCGGTGGGCGAGCCCATCAACCCCGAGGCATGGATGTGGTACCGCGAGGTCATCGGCGGCGGCAAGACCCCCATCGTCGACACGTGGTGGCAGACCGAGACGGGGGCCATCATGGTCTCGCCGCTCCCAGGTGTCACTGCCACCAAGCCCGGCTCGGCCCAGGTCCCGCTGCCCGGGATCTCGATCGACGTCGTCGACGAATCCGGCACGGAGGTCGGCAACGGCAACGGCGGGCTGCTCGTCATCACGAAGCCGTGGCCGAGCATGCTCCGCGGCATCTGGGGCGACCCGGAGCGCTACAAGGAGACCTACTGGGAGAAGTTCGAGGAGCAGGGATACTACTTCGCCGGCGACGGTGCGCGCCTCGATGACGACGGAGACCTCTGGCTGCTCGGACGCGTCGACGATGTCATGAACGTGTCGGGCCACCGGCTCTCGACGGCCGAGATCGAGTCGTCGCTCGTGGCGCACGAGGCGACGGCCGAGGCTGCCGTGGTCGGCGCGTCCGACGAGACGACCGGCCAGGCGGTGGTCGCCTTCGTCATCATCAAGGAGAGCTACCTCGCCGAGCACGACCCTGCGGGCCTCGCTCAGCAGCTGCGTCAGTGGGTGGGCGAGCAGATCGGCGCCATCGCGCGGCCGCGCGACGTCTACATCGTCGGCGAACTGCCCAAGACCCGCTCCGGCAAGATCATGCGTCGCCTGCTGCGAGACGTGGCGGAGGGCCGCGAGGTCGGTGACACGACGACCCTGGCCGACACCGCGGTCATGAGCATCATCTCGGCACAGGTCAAGTAG
- a CDS encoding RidA family protein produces the protein MSVSARLAELGIELPAVAAPVAAYVPAVVHGDLVYTSGQLPFTDGALPATGKVGGAVTAEDAKLYARVCALNALAAAADAAGGIERIAGVLRVGGFVASTPDFTGQPGVINGASEVLGEIFGDAGRHARAAVGVPVLPLDSPVEVEVTFILS, from the coding sequence ATGAGCGTGTCGGCGCGCCTCGCCGAACTCGGCATCGAACTCCCCGCCGTCGCCGCACCGGTGGCGGCGTACGTCCCCGCCGTCGTGCACGGCGACCTCGTCTACACCTCCGGACAGCTGCCCTTCACTGACGGCGCGCTTCCTGCGACGGGCAAGGTCGGCGGCGCGGTGACCGCGGAGGACGCGAAGCTCTACGCCCGCGTCTGCGCGCTCAACGCGCTCGCGGCTGCGGCGGATGCCGCCGGTGGAATCGAGCGCATCGCCGGAGTGCTGCGAGTGGGCGGTTTCGTGGCCTCGACGCCGGACTTCACCGGTCAGCCAGGAGTCATCAACGGCGCGAGCGAGGTGCTGGGCGAGATCTTCGGCGACGCGGGCCGCCACGCGCGGGCGGCCGTCGGAGTCCCGGTTCTTCCGCTCGACAGCCCGGTCGAGGTCGAGGTCACCTTCATCCTCTCCTGA